GAAAGCCAAATCAATTTCTTTGATCAGCCAGTCTGCCTTGATAGTTTGTATATCTGGCTTGTCTGGATATTTATTTAGGTTGATTTTCACACTTTCTTCATTCCATAAATTTTTGATCTCACTTCTCCATCCATCCGGCCGCTTCCAGTCATATTTCTCGGATATGGCTATATGTTTGTCGTATATCGGCTGTAGGATTGGGATAATCTCAGGGTTGTATCCTATATGTCCCGGCATATTCATAATCAGAAATCGGGCGGCTGCCAGTTTTAATGAATCATTTTGATAGTGTGTCAATACTTTCTCTAGTTCTTTTTGGTTTTCTTTGGCAAGTAGCAAGGCCTGTTCCAGGCGTGTGTCGTCTGGAGAGGAGCAAGCTACTGGGAAAAAAAGTAGAAAAAGTATTGTATTTAAGAGCAATAATTGTCTCATAAGAGAAGTGTAAAATTTCATTGTTATATGTGAATCACAAATATTTACCAATATCAAATCTGACTCCAGGGTAAAGCATACATAAATTTTCCCGGGCTGTTTCCTCTTCTTCCCCCACGTGCTAGAAGTTAGCCCATTGTCCGGATCTAAAATCATAGAAACACAAGTATTTCACCAATTTATGTATCCCTTTCAAAAATCGTTTCCACTGAAATCTGCTAGTATACGGGGCAACTGATTTCCAGATAATCCAAGGTTTCCCTACGATATATTTTTTCGCGGCATTCCCTAATAGCGCGAATCCTGCGAGTTCATGCCATTGTCACCAGGCATGAATTTGAATATAAGATTGCTCATTTGATTGAATAAGAAACAATATCAAAAAAATCTTCACCTTTAGGATTCATATGATTTCGTATAATATAGATTTTATTTGATTTTTCGTCTATATAAAATTGTCCTGAGACATCATCTGTAAAATAGTAAGATTTTATTAAATCTCCATTCCAATTGATTTTTATTAAATGTTTTCGATTTTTTAAAGGATTAGGATTTTGTTCATATCTTAGGAGATAACAATAATTTTTTGTTGGATATGTGCGAATAATCCCTGAATATCCGTTTCTAAGATCAAGACTTCGTGTGTTTGGATTTACATTTGGTATGTTATTCTTTGAAAAACAAAAAGTGTTAATACGATTTCCTTCTAAATCATATACATGAAACATATCAAAAAAATACATTCCGGCAATTACTCTGTTTTGTTTTTCGTTAAGAGCTAGTACTGGTGCAAAGGTATAATTATAGTCTGAAACAGGTGTTGATAATTCAGGAAAACAATTTTTTTCAATAATTGTTTTTTCGTTTCTATTGTAAATAAAAAACATTTTACCTTCGATGGCATCTACTTTTCTTCCAACTATAAAATTATTTGATATATTGAGCTCGCTACTAATAAAAATATCCTCTGGATATTCTATATATTTAGATAATCTTATACTATCGCGCTTAATGTTTATGTGTGCTATTTTTTTTAAGTTACCATCTTCAAGTAAAATTTCATGATTGTCAGTAGATAAAATGAAGTTTGGGGATAAAAGGTCTTCTGAACCGTACCCTACTTGACCTATAGATGTTACTATATTTTTTGTATTTATGTTGATAATAGAAACACATGTATCTGATTGAACTTGTATAACAAATATTAAAGAATCCTTAGCTTTTAAACTGACTGGATATTTATCTTCAAATGTGTAAATTACTTCAGCTGAATCAAGAGTCAGTGATTCAGATAAGTCAAGATAAGAAAACCTATCTTTTTTATTACATGATATAAATATCAGTAATAAGAATATGTAATATGCATATTTCATAGTTTACGAATATCTTTATAAGATTTAAAATAAATGTAAAAAAATATTTTTTTACATTTGATATGTAACTACTCAGCGAATAGACACGCCTATAAATCAAATATTTGTGTAATTGAAAATAGAAAGAACTGTGAAAAACAAATGGCTATACTATCTATTTGTATACTTATTCTTCGCGTGACATACTTTTGGGGGGAGTCGTTTTACAAAAAAACTTCCCCTTAGATACAATTATTCGCTGAATAGTTACTTTGATATTTATTGTGACAAACACAAAAAATATTTATTCAGTTTTTGTGTTTGTTACAAATTAATTAGTAACATTTATCAGTATCTCCACCACATCTTTGTTTTTTGCAAGGCTGATCACATTTTGTGGCTTCAGGTAAAGAACTATTATAAGATCCAGTGTAACAAGGGTCACCGGGATTAGTTCCTTCTCCGCTAGCCAATGCTTCCACATTAGCCGACGCCAAGTCAGAGAGTTCGACACATTGTTTGTTCTGCTGGTAATTCCAGCCGGCTGCAATAGCCATAGTAGCGATAAGAGCTGCTCCCCAAATTTTTTTATTCATTTTTCTTACGT
This is a stretch of genomic DNA from Parabacteroides chongii. It encodes these proteins:
- a CDS encoding NVEALA domain-containing protein translates to MNKKIWGAALIATMAIAAGWNYQQNKQCVELSDLASANVEALASGEGTNPGDPCYTGSYNSSLPEATKCDQPCKKQRCGGDTDKCY